The region GTGTTTGGTCAATCCACCTATGCCCTTGTGAACGCTGAAACGGCGGTTTTCACCTATAGCGATCGCGGCCTGTGGCGGCTAGCGGTTGTTGGCCTCACTAGCGGCGAGTGGCACACACTGGCCACAGACTACACCGAGGTGCATTCCCTCGTGCGGCTGAGCGATCGCACTGTTGCCTTTATTGCCAGTTCACCCCTGTTGCCCCCCCATATTGGGCAGTTCAATCTTGAGGACGGCACCACGACACCGCTCCAGCCCATTGCTTCTCCCCTGCCGCCGGAGTGGATTTCTCAGCCCGAGCTGATTGCATTTCCCACAACTGACGGTGCAACTGCCTACGGATTTTTCTACCCGCCCCAAAATCCCCAAGTGCAGCCGCCGTCACGCCCACCCTTAATTGTGAGAAGTCATGGGGGGCCTACGGCAGCCAGTGGCACTGGCTTAGATTTGCGCATCCAGTTTTGGACCAGTCGCGGCTTTGCGGTGTTAGATGTCAACTATCGGGGCAGTACCGGCTATGGTCGCGCCTATCGCAATGCCCTGCGAGGACAGTGGGGAGTGGTAGATGTGGCCGACTGTGTTGCAGGGGCGCAGTATTTGGTGGCGCAAGGACGAGTGGCGGGCGATCGCTTGGCGATTCGTGGCAGCAGTGCCGGCGGCTATACCACCCTTTGTGCACTGACGTTTACGCAGGTCTTCCATGTGGGGGCAAGTTACTACGGCATTGGCGATCTCCTCCGCCTGCTCAAGGAAACCCATGCCTTTGAGGCCCATTATTTTGATCAACTGATTGCCCCCTATCCCGAAGGGGCAGACCTCTACCGCCAGCGATCGCCCCTCTACCATGCGGATTGCCTCACCTGCCCAGTGATTTTTTTTCAAGGGCTAAAGGATGTGGTTGTTCCCCCCAGCCAAGCAGAGCAGATGGTGGCCGCCCTTCAGGCCAAGGGCATTCCCGTTGAGTATTACACCTTTGCCGAAGAGGGGCATGGCTTCCGCCAAAGTAGCACGATCGCCACCGCCCTTGAGGCAGAATTGAAGTTCTATCAAAGGCATCTACTGAAATCTACTTAAGGGCTAGATAACAATGTTTACTGGTATTATTCAGGCGATCGGTGTGCTCCAGCAATGCTCCGAGTCCCAG is a window of Thermosynechococcus vestitus BP-1 DNA encoding:
- a CDS encoding alpha/beta hydrolase family protein, yielding MSLDCGYWPSILSAAAVSAAATSISELRATPLGLVWLERRPQEKGRGVLVRQGQDLLAAPWSVRSRVNEYGGGAYWCHGDQIYFVNDTDQGIYALGEPHPTLIYQAANTRFADGCADPWRDRLLCVEEVLLPEGRSQQSLVAISLSGKRTSLRTGAGFYAAPRLSPEGKTLVWLQWSAPQMPWDGCELWGAMVRSDGSLGTPYRIAGGREESVQQPQWQGDTLYYISDRSGWWNLYRYRDGHHAPIWQASYDAGVPLWVFGQSTYALVNAETAVFTYSDRGLWRLAVVGLTSGEWHTLATDYTEVHSLVRLSDRTVAFIASSPLLPPHIGQFNLEDGTTTPLQPIASPLPPEWISQPELIAFPTTDGATAYGFFYPPQNPQVQPPSRPPLIVRSHGGPTAASGTGLDLRIQFWTSRGFAVLDVNYRGSTGYGRAYRNALRGQWGVVDVADCVAGAQYLVAQGRVAGDRLAIRGSSAGGYTTLCALTFTQVFHVGASYYGIGDLLRLLKETHAFEAHYFDQLIAPYPEGADLYRQRSPLYHADCLTCPVIFFQGLKDVVVPPSQAEQMVAALQAKGIPVEYYTFAEEGHGFRQSSTIATALEAELKFYQRHLLKST